The region gagcctCCTGATGGAGACACACGAGGACACCGTTTCTGTTTCTTCTGTCCGAGAAGACAGTAACGGTGAAAGTGACTATGGTTTTAAAATCTTTGCGGCAAAAGACAAGCCCCCTAAACCATCTGACCTTGTGACCCCCACCTTGTTGACAGATCATGAAGAAGTGTTTATTGATGAGAACAATGGAGTAAAGTTAGTTGAGAAAGCAAATGATCAGACCTCTATGACAAAGCAGGGAGATGGTTCAGAAGACAGTCCACCAAGCTCCTCATACGAGCCCACAGAAAGCTCTGATGAAGAGTTTTCTGAGGCGGAATCTGCCAAAAAGCCTCAAAAACCGTTCCAGAACACTATTAAGCCAAAGGTTTGGTGTAAAGACTGTGAAGCTGTGGCTAAGATGTTCTGTACGGTCCGGCGACATCAGAAGATCTACGgctgtgtggagtgtggagcCAGCAGTGATGTTGAGTGTTACAGGTTCAAAGACTTCTCTGTTCACTTTAATGACATAATAAGTTTTCATAAGCACGCCATAGACGTGCATGGTGCCACAGGAAACCCTCCAGAAATCAGGGTGTGTGAGGACTGCAATAAGACATTCAGGGTAGAGACTGACCCCAACAAAAAGCGTCATGTGTGTGAGTACAAGATCAAACCATTCTCTTGCCATCTGTGTCGTAAGCGTTTCTTCACGGAGATCGGCCAGAAAGTGCATTACCGTAGACTGCACggggactacacacacacctgcaagtACTGCATGATGGCATTTAACACGAAACCATCCAAGCTCCAGCACGAGCAGACTCACAATGAGGACGAACTGCCCTACACCTGCCCAGATTGTCCAGAGAAGTTTAAAGACTTTATTGGACGCAATCAACACTTGAAGAGCCACAGGGGGCAAAAGAAATACATCTGCCATATGTGTGACAGGAAGTTTCTTTCTCTTCAAAGGTATGAACGGCACATGCGCATCCACTCGGGGGAGAAGCCCTACACCTGCCAGGTGTGTGAACGTTCCTTCAACCAGGCCAGCCACCTGAAGTCCCACATGCGTCTCCACACGGGCGAGAAGCCCTTCATGTGTGagcagtgtggggagtgtttcaACCACAACGTCAGTCTGAAGAACCACCTGCTGCGTCAGCACGGCATCGACTCCAACCGAGCAGCCAGGGAGGAGAGCAAACAGTTGGGCAGACCTACGAAAAGGTTTGGCTCCAGCTCTGTGAACAAAGATCTACAGAAAAAAAAGCACCAGAGGAAGAGCTCTTCTGTTCCAACTGTGAAAGAGACGGAGGAGGTggtagaggaagaggaggaggcgcTTTGTGACCTAAACTCGGACTATCGGGAGGAGAGTCAGGAGTCTGATTCGGAAGGACAGGCATGGCAAAGAGGCCGAATGAGGAAGGCTAGGAGGAAAAAACGAGAAAAAGGCAAAACCACTCGGAAGAAAGCCAATGACGTAGATCTGCGCTAAGCCAGCGATAAGCTTTCGTGGACGTGAGGTCGGTTTAAGTAGAGAAGATTCACAAAGCTGGTCTGCATCAGACCATAGGAGTATTGCTCAAATGCAAGCAGGAACCGCCCGTTGTAGTAACGGACTAGCTGAAAGTTGGCtaaaagtttttattttttatacgtATGCACCACTATACGTTTTAGTGGGTGCGTACCTATTTTGTTACTGTTAGAAAACTTGTTACTGCAGtactatttacatttacggcatttagcagatgatcttatccagagcgacttacaaagtgctttgcatctgatcacagtaTGTAGTGGCCGAACTAATTTCTGATTAGTTAGTAAATACAGTCTTGCCAAACAGTGCCTTAAGCctcgtttatactttcgcgcgtgactccgcccacctcgcgcgaccctgcgtgAACGGTGGAGgtgttatactttcgcgagcgtcactgcagtgttctccgaaacgataggtgtttTGTCCGagacgatatgtggtagaaacacccctcaaaacaggggaattaacatttacctgaccaattttaatgttgctttgtatttcagtgtgtttcaggtttgaaaagtgctggaatttaggctaaagtactttaaaatgcttgaaattgtaactacttcgttttgcaacaaatagctgtctgactgaatagttatcttgtattacgttaacaaatacgagcctcttgtaattccaggacgaaacatgagagaacgtgaagacgtgaagattgggtgtttttaaaataaacaaccattaaataatgtgataaaaagcgaattattttgaatcatttcgagtataggtataaatatttaacttaattaagtttaacgtgctgggaaatattgaaatggaccttgaaagtgacgtacaagtgcttgaattccacctttaaggtgtatgaaccctgaaaacgtgactttgttgaCTTTGTgcggcacgcgcgaagttacaaaattcgagaggtgcacgacctcgcgaaccgacagtgcgcgaggccctcacgcacgggcggagccacagcgattacgtcattttcgccgcgcggaccctcccgccgctcgcgacgcgtcaagtataaaccaggctttacttcccTGCCAATATGCTCATGATGCTAATTCATCTCTTCAAGATGAACCAGAAGTAGATATTTTTCTGTTTACAAAATTAAGGTGCTGTATGTAAGTGTGAATCAATGAATAAATGTGTTGAAATGTCTTTGGTAATTTTTTGTTTTACCACAAAAGAAGTGTTTATGTATGGTATCTTTTTTTATAGAGGGAGAGCCTTTTTCATTCAACTCTAGGGGTGATTCTATAATTTTAATTCCCAAAGAAGGTGGAACACAGTACTTCAACAGCTGAACACATACAGGGCTCTGAAATTCTGCACATTGGTGTGGTATACTCTTACTTTGGAAATAATTCAACTGTTTGTAAAATGGGTGAATATTGATCAAGGTAAGATTTATTGAAATGCAGAGCACATACGAATGTGATCTAAGTGAGTTCTAGTCTGACATTAGGGAGGCAGAACCCAGCCTATAGTTGAAGGACTTCCCAGGGCATTTGATAGCAACGATTAACGCCAtctagtggtggtggtggtgtaatgttTTTTGTTATGGTTTTTGCATTGTGTTGAGGATGTGGGTCATTGTTATGCATACGTTGATATGTAAATGTCTGATTGCATAGGCTTTTTAATAATATCCGCAAAGGACAGGTGTAATTAGATTTTTATTTCAAAAAGATGTAAAAATGTAGTGACTGCAGACCAAGTAGAATTTGTACCAAGAAGATTTATTCTACTTTACCAAGTAGAATCAGGTTTTAGCTTGATTGGAATATTAGAGCTGCATGTACACTAGCCCTGCAGAAAAAACTGATGTAACCACTGGGTTCACACGGCTGCTGGAAatccttgaaaatgcttgaattttaatgttccattttttaaatttctgtaATTACTTGAgagtacttgaaattgtaactttaGTTTCTCAACAAATAGCTTGCATTACATTACAAACACAAGTGAGAAATGTGGTGCCTCTTGCAATTCCAGCATGAAACTTGAGAGAATATGAAGACATTCTGCTAGCTACCGGAGCAAATCCCAACCAAACTAGCATATAATTTAAGTATATATTAAGCTAGCTAGAACAATatgccaacaagcttatgtaaTACACTTATTCTTCTGCTATTGCCAAACGTATAGTACAGTCTCCTTTAACGTGATGAAAAGTGAAGAAATACTTTTGAGTGTTAAATATGTTATTTACTTAAGCTGTTAGTTGCGGGTAAATATTGAAAAATGACATTGAAAGAGTTTGAATTTGACATTggaaaaggtgtatgaaccttgACTTATCAAGTCATCATCTCACTATAAGTTTTGTGTAGAAGGAAAGTGGATTCACAGCCATCAAATCAACTGAAGAGCTGGTTAGATGAGGAATTGACTGCGAACCGGGTAGCCTCAGGCACCTAATGTAGCCTCACTTCTAGTAAAATAGTAAAATCTATCAGATATCCATCTACGCaaaaacaaagtaaaaaaaaagtttaaccTGGCTAGCAGTGACTGTAGTAGGCACGAAGACTAGTGGCTGCATTTCTCCCGACTTGTGCAGTTACAGAATATGCCCATCTTTACGACTTAATTCACATTCGCAGCTATTAGCTAGAGTATGCTACACATTAGTACAGTAGAAATGATACTTATATTTGTATTCATCACTAGTGAGGTTGACGAACTAGTTTAAGAATGTTTATGAAACCTTTTCTGTCTGTGTACATTAGTCATGTAATTTGTTGCAAAGACTAGATTATGAGTGAAAACATGCAATCTTCAGAGAATATCTAACTTCATATGAACTATCCCGGATACTTctgatatatttatttaagaTCCAAAGACATTACAGgccatttaaaaaaagaaaaaacctgTGATTTTGcttttacataaaaaaaaactgcaaaataaaCAGGCAGCAAGTTGTTATGTAAACTGTAATCTGCCTCTAATAAGTCCAGTTTTGTTGATCTGAACTTGCACGTCTCTCTGATGTACATTTTGAGGATTAATTAATTATTCGCAGTTTGTCTACAACCAGTGAGGTAGTTAGCTAACATCACCAATCCACGTCTGAATCATGATTTTTCAGTTTGACCTAGGCACCTACAGTAATCACCGCGTCAGAGTCAAAACAACCAATCACAGCTAGGGGGCGTGTCCGACGGCGTGTCAATCACCAGTCGCGCCCGCCCTTTCGCCCGGACTCGGTGCGGAGCTTCGGGAAGCGATGGCGCATAAACAACCACCACCAATGACAAAACTGCCCATCCCACCTTTGCCAACAACAGCATACACAACAAAGACAAGTAAACAGAAGAAGACGAATGAAGAAAAGCAAGCTAAGAAGAAGGAATTGGACCGAGCCAGAGATAAAACCAGGATAAACATCGGAGCGGCTTTTCAGAGGTGGAAGGCGCTCCGGGATCTCAAAGGGTTCCAGGTCGATGCGGAGTTGGCCACGTTCCTGCTGGACAGGTCATCACACCTGCTGCCTTTGTTTCTTATTGCAAATAACCACGAAATTAAGATGGAAACTGTTACAAAGTTGCTGCAAATGTTGTTAAGTGCTCTGGCGGTCGTGTCCGTTTGGTTATATTGTCATGATACTTGTGCACTCAAATCTAATGTCCTCATAAGTCATTTCATTGCTTATTTGGCACTATTCACCAGTTTCTCTCATCAAGAAAACAGCTAAGCACCGAAATAACTGTACAGATATTACTGTATATCATTTTTTCATGTCTAAATCCGATCATGTCAATGTCGAGCCTTAACAGCCGTGGCCACTGGCACAACAGCTAAACTATAATATAAACTATAATGTGATAATCACATTTTTGCTCGGTGCAGTTTCACACGCAGACTGGACGCTCACTGTAGAACTGGACCGGTATTGGCCACATTCACAAAGGATGGGCTCGTTATAAAATAATACAGATAGTGTATGCGATAAAAACACATTATACAATGGCTATATGTTGTGAATTTATCCCCACACAATGGCTTTCAATAAATATAGATTTAGAGGATGTGAAAAGATCACACCTATGAATTAACGACGAGTTCATGCTAGTAGGTAAGCGCTTCAGTGTTATGACgtcttttcaaaataaaagtcatgggCTACAacttttaaacatgtgcaactgaacatGTGAACCTATAAACAGAAAGGTATCAAGTACATACAAGGAGCAATGTatttcatgtgcatctggacttgtgaaacagATGGCCGAGAATGGCAGGCGGATCCTCAGAGCAGAGTGTTGTCCGGTGTACCGCAGTGAGCTGCACATGTGTTCATTATTCTGCATGTGAGTGCTTCAACACGGCTTACTCCTTGAATGCACAGTGTGGGCTCATCATAGCTAGTTCGACAGGTCATTATCTGGTTTGTAGTGTTTATGAGTGCATGTTGTTTTCCTGAATTATGTAACCAACGAGTAGTCTGTAGTAACAAACAGCTAGAAACTGCTGTCAGATATGGTCTGCCACAAATCGTATTTCAGCTTAccattaaaaaaagaaatgtgtcGTTCATGATGCTTAATTCTTTATCCATATTTCCCGCACCACCTTAAGTGGTAGAGCGAAAAGATGAGGAAAACCAAGATTTTAGTTGGAAAGAAAAATAACAATGAGACAAACACAGCTGCATTCTTTAATCAGAATTGTTAAAGAGCTGCCAGATATTTTACATTTTCCCTATACATATTTCTACAATTATCATTCTTCACATTACAAAACAGCCACATAAATTGCTTAATTAAGTACTACAAAAAGTGTTTGTCTCATGCAAGTGCCACTTTATAGAAAACAGCACAACAATCATCACTTTTTTGTGGTATAAAAAAAGCACTGGTCAGCACTGATAGGCTTTCAGTGCATTTGATAGCTGTAGCATATTACCAATTGGGCAGAAACACTAGCTAAAGCCGCAGAAGAAGTTTAAAACGTTTGAACAGacattttttgtgtttgttctaTGTGCAGCGTGATTCTGAATTGGATGGTTAACATATTTATATAAAGACTGTGGTCATATCTTTTGTGCACCACACTGTTTTATTATCATATTCAAACTGATTGGTGAGGACATTTTTGGACTCTCATACAGAAGTTGTGTTtgaacatttcacatttcacacacctCTTGTGCCTCCTGTTTACCTGCTAGATATGACATTTCTTGGGGCTGGTGAAACGTGCATGATGGATTTGTGCGAGCTGAGTGACAAACCTCAAACTGTCTTTACTTATGTAACTTGATAAGCTGTCTTTACTTTATTCTTGATGTAACAAAATCTAATAGCCACAGAATAATGTATTTCACTGTGTTAACTCAATGAGACGTGAAGCTTTGCTGTGAAAACCTTTCAGAATTCTATATTGTTGCTATGGTTAGTGGTCGACCGACACTAACAATAACATGTGGCGGATGATGACAGGGGGGCCATTGTATAATGCCAATATTGTGATGTTTTCTGAAGGTGACCActatattttcttttttctgcaGTGCACTTTAAACtccataaatccattttagtgtattttaagtaaagaaaaatacaccaaCTAAATGTCCaacataattaaaaaataaataaaagagttGGCCAATGCTGGAAAAAATATTGGCTGATAATCTCAAAATGGAATTGGGTCAGACGATTAATCGATTGACCTCTAGATATGGAAACAGTTCAAACTGAAAGTTTGATTTCCTCTACAGAAAATATGTAGAATAAGAGCTGGGATCTTGACCATATTACCAACTTTGGAGGCTGATTGAACATGCTGAAATTGTTACCCCAATTGTAACTAAAATATTATCCAAATATAACATTGAAGTATAGCTAATTAGATAGCTACAGGCCAGCACATCACAAATTCCTTGTTGTAGAGTTGTAATCTTACTTGATAATCAAATGTTACATTTTCAGCTTTACAAAAGGAGGATGTTTGCCAGACAAATCCCTCACAGAGTCAAGAACTCAATGGACCCCCACAGATGAATCAGTTGATGAATCTACAGAGAGGTGATCTTCATTTTAAGACTTTGATTAAGGaataaatgttaataatattattattatataaaaaaacattagTCTTTCTGAATTCATTTGCATTTTTGTCCATTTGAAGTGGGAATTCTGAATCTCAGGTTTGTTGTAAAAACCGGTTACCACAGTTACCACGGGGTAAGTCGGCTACACCCACCATCTCTCAGTGGAATCAACAGACGGCACCAATGGAGATAGAGCTGGTAAGAACTACACAATGGACTAGAAGTTAAAACGGTAGAAAAGTAGCATGTTTTTCTCCTGATCCTGTGATTTCAATCAACGCCATAGCAGTTAACAAGAAGCATGACGAATAAGCCACTGGCTGGTCCACAAGGAGAAGTCAAATGGGAAAGAAATGGTAAGTAAGGACTTCCTCATTTTCTCAAATGTtgtaaaatcctttaaaatggATCTAAAATTGCAATCTAACTATCTATTTGTATATCCAACAATCTCATGAAATATTGAGGCTTGTTTACTCTAGAATCCCTTATTAACAAATTAAAGACTTGACTGTGGGTTAAAGAGCTtgtcactgcagtgttttaAAAGACGATGTCATTCTCCCCCAGAAGTGCAAATGAGGCCACTCACTCCAGAAGAAGGAAATTGCAGCCTATCTGAGTATGTAACTGCATATGGAACACAGCTTGGGTTTCCTGTAGTCGTGTATTAACGATGAATGAATTCAGCTATGAAGTATGTGTTTTACATTTAGCCTACATGTACCAGTACCTTAACTATGAGCGGACACGTCACATATCACAAGTGCAAAGTAATTTTTAATGTGTTTTAAGTTAGAAGTGGTGTTTCATTGTCTGGTGTTAGTTGTCACACACCCAGTTTAATCCTGAGATTGAGGAAAGAAAGCCTtgaaaaagaacaaaaatacACCATATTCTGACTATAAATTGCAGGATGTTATGACTTGAAGGGATCATTTTCTTTACTTTTGTAGCCACTGTGTTGTTACAGGAGCAGTTACGCTGTCTTGAGCAAGGAGGTTTTGGTGTTGTTGATGTTCCGCTGTTTGGAGTGCTCCAGTGAGTGTCGTGTCCGGGGTAAAGGCAAAGGAGGGAGCCTGTCACTCACACAAGAGTGTCTGATCTGCTGTAACTACAGAGTCTGGACATCTCAACCAGCTGATGTGCCAGAAGAGAAGGTGTGCAAGGTGTGCATGACTGCTTGTCCTCTGTTGTTTTGTATTACATGTTATTGCACGGCAAGCAAACACAAATCTAATATCATAAGGTCTTAAAAATGTTTCTCCTTCTGCATTTAAGCTACATTTTTGGAGTACGTGTTTGTCTTTTTTGTGGTTGTATTTCACCACTGTCTGGAATTTCTCTGGTGAACCACTAATAGATCACAATAGACTAATGACTTTTTGTCATTCTTCAGTTAGGATGTACTTTCTTTTAGATCTGGTCCGAATACTTGTTTCAGACGAGTATCCGGTACGGATAAAGCATTTTTGACAAGTGCGAGCATGATATGAGTAAAACTCGTCAAAATCTGTGCTCGTGCTGAAAATCCTCATTGGGTAACCGACTGTCTTCACGATCTGTGATTGGCCAGTCACACAAGCGCCCGCCCCTCCCTACAGACACGTCTCTGCAGCCAGAGCTGTGCTCCACTTTCTCGCGCGCTCACATACAGTGACTGACTGATGTCTCTGTGCTTGACTTGACTCGAGCTAACACTCCTCGCTTCAGTACTCCTTAGATTTTCTTCAGCTCGCCTCTATTTCGGTTTGGATGATATAAAGTTACTTGGTAAACTGGTTTCGTAACGTACACGGTGCATAATGTACACGGTGCATAACGTACGAGGTCACTGCCTCCACTCCACAAAGTTCACACAAATACTACTTTTCAAAATATTTTCAGATACCTGTAATACTTGATAAAAAACATTGATTTGAATCGCTGAATCACTGTTCTGTTAATAGCTttcaaataaacaatacatatagCAACTTCTGATTAATCCATATCAATTTAaaattgtttaaaataatttaaaataatgtacCGATTTAAGCCACACCCACTTCCGGTTAACCCACGATGGATTCAGGATTTTTCTCTATTCTTTCTTATCCGCAGGTGACCCATATGTCTTTGATCCTGTCGTGTGATGACATTTGTCCTCAAACATCTGACAACTTACCTCTGACTGTTGACCAGGAAGGCACTAATGTTCAGTATGGTGACAGCCTCCTGATGTCAAATCCCCCAATGGAAATGCATTTGGACAAAGCTTCAGACAACACGGGCCAAGAAGACGCAGATGCTGATAATGGTATCTCAAGTGTTGtagtaaaagaagaaaaagatgatgagatggaggaagaggaggagagcctCCTGATGGAGACACATGAGGACACCGTTTCTGTTTCTTCTGAAAATGACTGTGGTTTTAGCATCTCAGCAGCAAAATACATACCCTGTAAACCCTCTGGCCCTGAAAATCCCACATTGTTGACTGACCACAAAAAAGTCAAAAAGCAGGGAGATGGTTCAGAAGACAGTCCACCAAGCTCCTCATACGAGCCCACAGAAAGCTCTGATGAAGAACTTTCTGAATCAGTCAAGAAGCCTCAAAAACCGTTCCAGAACACTATTAAGCCAAAGGTTTGGTGTAAAGACTGTGAAGCTGTGGCTAAGATGTCCTGTACAATCCGGCGACATCAGAAGATCTACGgctgtgtggagtgtggagcCAGCAGTGATGTTGAGTGTCACAGGTTCAAAGACTTCTCTGTTCACTTTAATGACATAATAAGTTTTCATAAGCACGCCATAGACGTGCATGGTGCCACAGGAAACCCTCCAGATAACAGGGTGTGTGAGGACTGCAATAAGACATTCAGGGTAGAGACTGACCCCAACAAAAAGCGTCATGTGTGTGAGTACAAGATCAAACCATTCTCTTGCCATCTGTGTCGTAAGCGTTTCTTCACGGAGATCGGCCAGAAAGTGCATTACCGTAGACTGCACggggactacacacacacctgcaagtACTGCATGATGGCATTTAACACGAAACCATCCAAGCTCCAGCACGAGCAGACTCACTACGAGGATGAGCTGCCCTACACCTGCCCAGACTGTCCAGAGAAGTTTAAAGACTTTATTGGACGCAATCAACACTTGAAGAGCCACAGGGGGCAAAAGAAATACTTCTGCCACACATGTGACAGGAAGTTTGTTTCTCTTCAAGGAT is a window of Brachyhypopomus gauderio isolate BG-103 chromosome 14, BGAUD_0.2, whole genome shotgun sequence DNA encoding:
- the LOC143474714 gene encoding uncharacterized protein LOC143474714 isoform X3; protein product: MAHKQPPPMTKLPIPPLPTTAYTTKTSKQKKTNEEKQAKKKELDRARDKTRINIGAAFQRWKALRDLKGFQVDAELATFLLDSFTKGGCLPDKSLTESRTQWTPTDESVDESTESGNSESQVCCKNRLPQLPRGKSATPTISQWNQQTAPMEIELQLTRSMTNKPLAGPQGEVKWERNEVQMRPLTPEEGNCSLSESSYAVLSKEVLVLLMFRCLECSSECRVRGKGKGGSLSLTQECLICCNYRVWTSQPADVPEEKVTHMSLILSCDDICPQTSDNLPLTVDQEGTNVQYGDSLLMSNPPMEMHLDKASDNTGQEDADADNGISSVVVKEEKDDEMEEEEESLLMETHEDTVSVSSENDCGFSISAAKYIPCKPSGPENPTLLTDHKKVKKQGDGSEDSPPSSSYEPTESSDEELSESVKKPQKPFQNTIKPKVWCKDCEAVAKMSCTIRRHQKIYGCVECGASSDVECHRFKDFSVHFNDIISFHKHAIDVHGATGNPPDNRVCEDCNKTFRVETDPNKKRHVCEYKIKPFSCHLCRKRFFTEIGQKVHYRRLHGDYTHTCKYCMMAFNTKPSKLQHEQTHYEDELPYTCPDCPEKFKDFIGRNQHLKSHRGQKKYFCHTCDRKFVSLQGFERHMRIHSGEKPYTCQLCERSFNQASHLKSHMRLHTGEKPFMCEQCGECFNHNVSLKNHLLRQHSIDSQTATEENKQIGKATKSFTSSTANKDLQNKKRVKRDSSVLTLEEEELLRDPHCDYRNESKCSEGKERKRGQNRKSRRENTSKKAKLHSR
- the LOC143474714 gene encoding uncharacterized protein LOC143474714 isoform X5, which encodes MAHKQPPPMTKLPIPPLPTTAYTTKTSKQKKTNEEKQAKKKELDRARDKTRINIGAAFQRWKALRDLKGFQVDAELATFLLDSFTKGGCLPDKSLTESRTQWTPTDESVDESTESGNSESQVCCKNRLPQLPRGKSATPTISQWNQQTAPMEIELQLTRSMTNKPLAGPQGEVKWERNEVQMRPLTPEEGNCSLSESSYAVLSKEVLVLLMFRCLECSSECRVRGKGKGGSLSLTQECLICCNYRVWTSQPADVPEEKEGTNVQYGDSLLMSNPPMEMHLDKASDNTGQEDADADNGISSVVVKEEKDDEMEEEEESLLMETHEDTVSVSSENDCGFSISAAKYIPCKPSGPENPTLLTDHKKVKKQGDGSEDSPPSSSYEPTESSDEELSESVKKPQKPFQNTIKPKVWCKDCEAVAKMSCTIRRHQKIYGCVECGASSDVECHRFKDFSVHFNDIISFHKHAIDVHGATGNPPDNRVCEDCNKTFRVETDPNKKRHVCEYKIKPFSCHLCRKRFFTEIGQKVHYRRLHGDYTHTCKYCMMAFNTKPSKLQHEQTHYEDELPYTCPDCPEKFKDFIGRNQHLKSHRGQKKYFCHTCDRKFVSLQGFERHMRIHSGEKPYTCQLCERSFNQASHLKSHMRLHTGEKPFMCEQCGECFNHNVSLKNHLLRQHSIDSQTATEENKQIGKATKSFTSSTANKDLQNKKRVKRDSSVLTLEEEELLRDPHCDYRNESKCSEGKERKRGQNRKSRRENTSKKAKLHSR
- the LOC143474714 gene encoding uncharacterized protein LOC143474714 isoform X4; protein product: MAHKQPPPMTKLPIPPLPTTAYTTKTSKQKKTNEEKQAKKKELDRARDKTRINIGAAFQRWKALRDLKGFQVDAELATFLLDSFTKGGCLPDKSLTESRTQWTPTDESVDESTESGNSESQVCCKNRLPQLPRGKSATPTISQWNQQTAPMEIELQLTRSMTNKPLAGPQGEVKWERNEVQMRPLTPEEGNCSLSESSYAVLSKEVLVLLMFRCLECSSECRVRGKGKGGSLSLTQECLICCNYRVWTSQPADVPEEKVCKEGTNVQYGDSLLMSNPPMEMHLDKASDNTGQEDADADNGISSVVVKEEKDDEMEEEEESLLMETHEDTVSVSSENDCGFSISAAKYIPCKPSGPENPTLLTDHKKVKKQGDGSEDSPPSSSYEPTESSDEELSESVKKPQKPFQNTIKPKVWCKDCEAVAKMSCTIRRHQKIYGCVECGASSDVECHRFKDFSVHFNDIISFHKHAIDVHGATGNPPDNRVCEDCNKTFRVETDPNKKRHVCEYKIKPFSCHLCRKRFFTEIGQKVHYRRLHGDYTHTCKYCMMAFNTKPSKLQHEQTHYEDELPYTCPDCPEKFKDFIGRNQHLKSHRGQKKYFCHTCDRKFVSLQGFERHMRIHSGEKPYTCQLCERSFNQASHLKSHMRLHTGEKPFMCEQCGECFNHNVSLKNHLLRQHSIDSQTATEENKQIGKATKSFTSSTANKDLQNKKRVKRDSSVLTLEEEELLRDPHCDYRNESKCSEGKERKRGQNRKSRRENTSKKAKLHSR
- the LOC143474714 gene encoding uncharacterized protein LOC143474714 isoform X1, producing the protein MAHKQPPPMTKLPIPPLPTTAYTTKTSKQKKTNEEKQAKKKELDRARDKTRINIGAAFQRWKALRDLKGFQVDAELATFLLDSFTKGGCLPDKSLTESRTQWTPTDESVDESTESGNSESQVCCKNRLPQLPRGKSATPTISQWNQQTAPMEIELQLTRSMTNKPLAGPQGEVKWERNEVQMRPLTPEEGNCSLSESSYAVLSKEVLVLLMFRCLECSSECRVRGKGKGGSLSLTQECLICCNYRVWTSQPADVPEEKVCKVTHMSLILSCDDICPQTSDNLPLTVDQEGTNVQYGDSLLMSNPPMEMHLDKASDNTGQEDADADNGISSVVVKEEKDDEMEEEEESLLMETHEDTVSVSSENDCGFSISAAKYIPCKPSGPENPTLLTDHKKVKKQGDGSEDSPPSSSYEPTESSDEELSESVKKPQKPFQNTIKPKVWCKDCEAVAKMSCTIRRHQKIYGCVECGASSDVECHRFKDFSVHFNDIISFHKHAIDVHGATGNPPDNRVCEDCNKTFRVETDPNKKRHVCEYKIKPFSCHLCRKRFFTEIGQKVHYRRLHGDYTHTCKYCMMAFNTKPSKLQHEQTHYEDELPYTCPDCPEKFKDFIGRNQHLKSHRGQKKYFCHTCDRKFVSLQGFERHMRIHSGEKPYTCQLCERSFNQASHLKSHMRLHTGEKPFMCEQCGECFNHNVSLKNHLLRQHSIDSQTATEENKQIGKATKSFTSSTANKDLQNKKRVKRDSSVLTLEEEELLRDPHCDYRNESKCSEGKERKRGQNRKSRRENTSKKAKLHSR
- the LOC143474714 gene encoding uncharacterized protein LOC143474714 isoform X2, which codes for MAHKQPPPMTKLPIPPLPTTAYTTKTSKQKKTNEEKQAKKKELDRARDKTRINIGAAFQRWKALRDLKGFQVDAELATFLLDSFTKGGCLPDKSLTESRTQWTPTDESVDESTESGNSESQVCCKNRLPQLPRGKSATPTISQWNQQTAPMEIELLTRSMTNKPLAGPQGEVKWERNEVQMRPLTPEEGNCSLSESSYAVLSKEVLVLLMFRCLECSSECRVRGKGKGGSLSLTQECLICCNYRVWTSQPADVPEEKVCKVTHMSLILSCDDICPQTSDNLPLTVDQEGTNVQYGDSLLMSNPPMEMHLDKASDNTGQEDADADNGISSVVVKEEKDDEMEEEEESLLMETHEDTVSVSSENDCGFSISAAKYIPCKPSGPENPTLLTDHKKVKKQGDGSEDSPPSSSYEPTESSDEELSESVKKPQKPFQNTIKPKVWCKDCEAVAKMSCTIRRHQKIYGCVECGASSDVECHRFKDFSVHFNDIISFHKHAIDVHGATGNPPDNRVCEDCNKTFRVETDPNKKRHVCEYKIKPFSCHLCRKRFFTEIGQKVHYRRLHGDYTHTCKYCMMAFNTKPSKLQHEQTHYEDELPYTCPDCPEKFKDFIGRNQHLKSHRGQKKYFCHTCDRKFVSLQGFERHMRIHSGEKPYTCQLCERSFNQASHLKSHMRLHTGEKPFMCEQCGECFNHNVSLKNHLLRQHSIDSQTATEENKQIGKATKSFTSSTANKDLQNKKRVKRDSSVLTLEEEELLRDPHCDYRNESKCSEGKERKRGQNRKSRRENTSKKAKLHSR